One genomic segment of Nocardia spumae includes these proteins:
- a CDS encoding MFS transporter, with translation MTTSTTREPAVQPDPGAAPGTTLSHRQVLTILSGLLLGMFLAALDQNIVSVAIVRIANSLHGFDQQAWATTAYLITATISTPLYGKLADIYGRKPFYLLAIGIFVVGSAACTFATSMYELAGFRAFQGLGAGGLMSLAFTIIGDIVPARERVRYQGYFMMVFGTATVAGPVLGGFFSDYDTLWGIDGWRWVFLVNVPIGVLALAVVAKVLNVPHERQRHRVDWFGAVALAICVVPLLIVAEQGRSWGWESQRSLICYGIGAAGLVLFVIVEFLMKDAALIPLRLFRNSTFSITILGGFIVGIAMFGAISMVPLYLQVVRGYSPTKAGLLMLPLVLGIMIGSLIAGQITKLTGRYKILPVVGTFVIAAGAALYAQVHYDSPLWQPLVYSAVIGFGLGGCMQTLIIAAQNAGPRSDMGVSTASATFFRQMGGTLGVAVFLTILFNLLPHKIVDAFGGVLPAGFDTSELDRLQSNTSGLATLPDQVRDPILIGFTDSLHGVFYAASGVALLACLVLLFMKEIPLQDDSTPPQPQPAAPDPARSAAVAGRSEAAAADADRDREHVEPESVPAGAHTRRAAPEFATAATVTASAHGLSGAEAHLLSGRIHREDGNPVSDAVLTLIDQRGHQVSRATTDDGGGYGIAAPDTGNYVLIVSANGHQPAAVNVAIGGRPQPLDLTLQGAGELSGVVTAGRDEPLAGVTITLTDQRGEVVGAAVTGADGYYACHGVVAGTYTLVAVNGHRRPHAITLSVPQTGVLRHDIELARMSAVSGYVRAAGVPVANAQVAVLDSAGSVIASALSADDGRYHITDLPEGDYTLVTRGYPPVSDRVLVADGGAAHDVRLGYGGAGYRVAADYDGVPERS, from the coding sequence ATGACCACTTCGACCACCCGGGAGCCGGCAGTGCAGCCGGACCCGGGCGCCGCGCCGGGCACGACTCTGTCGCATCGCCAGGTTCTGACCATTCTGTCCGGTTTGTTGCTGGGGATGTTCTTGGCGGCGCTGGATCAGAATATTGTGAGTGTGGCGATTGTTCGGATCGCTAATAGTTTGCATGGTTTCGATCAGCAGGCGTGGGCGACGACGGCGTATTTGATTACGGCGACGATTTCGACGCCGTTGTACGGCAAGTTGGCCGATATTTATGGTCGTAAGCCGTTTTATTTGTTGGCGATCGGTATTTTCGTGGTGGGGTCGGCGGCGTGTACGTTCGCGACGTCGATGTATGAGTTGGCGGGGTTCCGGGCGTTCCAGGGGCTGGGTGCCGGTGGCCTGATGTCGCTGGCGTTCACCATCATCGGCGATATCGTGCCCGCTCGGGAGCGAGTGCGCTATCAGGGTTACTTCATGATGGTGTTCGGCACCGCCACGGTGGCCGGCCCGGTGCTCGGCGGCTTCTTCTCCGATTACGACACGCTGTGGGGTATCGACGGCTGGCGCTGGGTGTTCCTGGTGAACGTGCCGATCGGGGTGCTGGCGCTCGCGGTCGTGGCGAAGGTGCTCAACGTTCCGCACGAACGGCAGCGCCATCGCGTGGACTGGTTCGGCGCGGTCGCGCTGGCGATCTGTGTGGTGCCGTTGCTGATCGTGGCCGAACAGGGCCGCAGCTGGGGCTGGGAGTCGCAGCGCTCGCTGATCTGCTACGGGATCGGCGCCGCCGGTCTCGTGCTGTTCGTCATCGTGGAATTCCTGATGAAGGACGCCGCGCTGATCCCGTTGCGGCTGTTCCGGAACTCGACGTTCTCCATCACCATCCTGGGCGGTTTCATCGTGGGTATCGCGATGTTCGGCGCGATCAGTATGGTGCCGCTGTATCTGCAGGTGGTGCGCGGGTATTCGCCGACGAAGGCGGGCTTGCTGATGCTGCCGCTGGTGCTGGGCATCATGATCGGCTCGCTGATCGCCGGGCAGATCACCAAACTCACCGGACGCTACAAGATCCTGCCTGTCGTCGGCACCTTCGTGATCGCTGCCGGCGCGGCACTCTACGCCCAGGTGCACTACGACAGCCCGCTGTGGCAGCCCCTGGTGTACAGCGCGGTCATCGGATTCGGCCTCGGTGGCTGTATGCAGACGTTGATCATCGCGGCGCAGAACGCGGGTCCGCGGTCGGATATGGGTGTGTCGACGGCGTCGGCGACCTTCTTCCGGCAGATGGGCGGCACGCTGGGGGTCGCGGTCTTCTTGACGATTCTGTTCAATCTGCTGCCGCACAAGATCGTCGATGCCTTCGGCGGTGTGCTGCCCGCCGGATTCGACACGAGCGAACTCGACCGGCTGCAGTCGAACACCAGCGGTCTCGCGACGTTGCCGGACCAGGTCCGGGATCCGATCCTGATCGGCTTCACCGATTCGCTGCACGGCGTGTTCTACGCGGCGTCGGGTGTGGCGCTGCTGGCCTGCCTGGTGCTGCTGTTCATGAAGGAGATTCCACTGCAGGACGATTCGACGCCGCCACAGCCCCAACCCGCGGCGCCGGACCCGGCGCGGAGCGCGGCCGTCGCGGGGCGGTCCGAGGCGGCCGCGGCCGACGCGGACCGGGATCGCGAGCACGTCGAACCCGAATCGGTGCCGGCCGGGGCGCACACGCGTCGTGCCGCACCGGAATTCGCGACCGCGGCGACGGTCACCGCATCCGCCCACGGCTTGTCCGGTGCGGAGGCCCACCTGCTGTCCGGCCGGATCCACCGCGAGGACGGCAACCCGGTATCCGATGCGGTCCTGACACTGATCGACCAACGCGGACATCAGGTTTCGCGGGCGACCACGGACGACGGCGGCGGTTACGGTATCGCGGCGCCGGATACGGGGAACTACGTGCTGATCGTCTCGGCGAACGGTCATCAGCCCGCCGCGGTCAATGTGGCGATCGGGGGCCGGCCGCAGCCGCTGGATCTGACCCTGCAGGGCGCCGGGGAGTTGTCCGGGGTGGTCACCGCCGGACGTGACGAACCGCTGGCCGGTGTGACGATCACCCTCACCGATCAGCGCGGCGAAGTCGTCGGCGCGGCGGTGACCGGCGCCGACGGCTACTACGCCTGCCACGGGGTGGTCGCAGGCACCTACACGCTGGTGGCAGTCAACGGTCATCGTCGCCCGCATGCCATCACGCTGTCCGTGCCGCAGACCGGGGTGCTGCGCCACGACATCGAGCTGGCGCGGATGTCGGCGGTGTCGGGGTATGTTCGCGCCGCCGGTGTGCCTGTCGCGAATGCCCAAGTGGCGGTGCTGGATTCGGCGGGGTCGGTGATCGCGTCGGCGCTCAGCGCGGACGACGGCCGCTACCACATCACCGACCTGCCGGAGGGGGACTACACCCTCGTCACCCGCGGCTACCCGCCTGTGAGCGATCGAGTGCTGGTGGCCGACGGCGGGGCCGCGCACGATGTGCGCCTGGGCTACGGAGGGGCGGGTTACCGCGTCGCCGCCGATTACGACGGGGT
- a CDS encoding MarR family winged helix-turn-helix transcriptional regulator, producing the protein MTAAGLDRAETRLSESGPDELEKLAYAMLFCLVHHGPQRTGRLAEQSHAEISTVSRQTRSLVAHGLVERRADPIDGRACVLVATDEGIRVFSENRRQRNRWIAEVMADRPATDRSALIALLDRLNCGIESTPPSTAEPN; encoded by the coding sequence GTGACCGCTGCCGGCCTCGACCGCGCCGAAACCCGGCTGTCCGAGTCCGGCCCGGACGAACTGGAGAAACTCGCCTACGCCATGTTGTTCTGCCTGGTGCACCACGGGCCACAGCGCACCGGTAGGTTGGCGGAGCAGTCGCATGCCGAAATCTCCACTGTCAGTCGGCAGACCAGATCTCTCGTAGCGCACGGCCTGGTGGAACGCCGGGCCGATCCGATCGACGGCCGGGCCTGCGTCCTGGTGGCGACCGATGAGGGCATTCGGGTGTTCTCCGAGAATCGCCGGCAGCGCAACCGCTGGATCGCCGAGGTGATGGCCGATCGGCCCGCCACGGACCGGTCCGCCCTGATCGCTCTGCTCGACCGGCTCAACTGCGGTATCGAATCAACCCCACCATCGACGGCCGAACCGAATTAA
- a CDS encoding DUF72 domain-containing protein — protein sequence MKLAVGCAQWTHDAWRAQQPDARRRLAGYARYCTAVEGNTTFYATPAPATVRSWAEQTPEDFRFVPKLPKTVTHEHRMRGGDTELAEFLAAIEPLGPRVHALWVQLPPSFGPGDLGVLAGLLHRLPRRYRYAVEVRHPAFFADPDSADRLEYVLERTGTEWIPFDTTTLFAAPPGSPGEFEAASKKPRLPRRLRALTDHPIVRYHGRDDVEATVAGWRPWREIVVDWLCEGRSPTVFVHTPDNAGSLQLARRFYDDVRSACPQLPALPEPAPIEPMTLF from the coding sequence GTGAAGCTGGCCGTCGGCTGCGCGCAGTGGACCCACGATGCCTGGCGCGCACAGCAGCCGGACGCGCGGCGCCGCCTCGCCGGGTACGCCCGGTACTGCACGGCGGTGGAGGGCAACACCACCTTCTATGCCACACCCGCTCCGGCGACCGTGCGGTCCTGGGCGGAGCAGACGCCCGAGGACTTCCGCTTCGTGCCCAAACTGCCCAAGACCGTGACCCACGAACATCGGATGCGCGGTGGCGACACCGAATTGGCGGAATTCCTGGCGGCGATCGAACCGCTCGGACCGCGCGTCCACGCGTTGTGGGTGCAACTGCCGCCGTCGTTCGGCCCGGGTGATCTCGGCGTACTGGCCGGACTGCTGCACCGGTTGCCCCGCCGGTACCGGTACGCGGTCGAGGTGCGCCATCCGGCCTTCTTCGCCGACCCGGACAGCGCCGACCGGCTGGAGTACGTGCTGGAACGCACCGGCACCGAATGGATTCCGTTCGACACCACGACCCTGTTCGCCGCGCCGCCGGGCAGTCCGGGGGAGTTCGAGGCGGCGTCGAAGAAGCCGCGCCTGCCGCGGCGGTTGCGGGCACTGACCGACCACCCGATCGTGCGGTACCACGGCCGCGACGATGTCGAGGCGACGGTGGCGGGCTGGCGGCCCTGGCGGGAGATCGTCGTCGACTGGTTATGTGAGGGGCGCTCGCCGACGGTATTCGTGCACACCCCCGACAATGCCGGATCGCTACAGCTCGCGCGGCGGTTCTACGACGATGTGCGATCGGCCTGCCCGCAATTGCCGGCCCTGCCGGAACCAGCGCCGATAGAGCCGATGACCTTGTTCTGA
- a CDS encoding thiolase family protein, whose amino-acid sequence MTTAVVVDVVRTPSGKGKTGGGLSQVHPATLLAGVLSDLVARNDLDPALVDDVIAGCVTQSGEQAFNIARTAVLAAGFPESVPATTVDRQCGSSQQAAHFAAQGVVAGAYDIAIACGVESMSRVPMFSNGQGADANRGPIAHRYPEGLVQQGISAEVIAARWKFDRATLDEFAARSHRLAAETAAAGGFARELVAAGTLEADETIRPTTTVEGLAGLRPAFADDEYLARFPEIEWSITPGNSSPLTDGASAALIMSEEKAAALGLRPRARFHSFAVTGDDPLLMLTAVVPATRKALARGGLSIDDIDAYEVNEAFAPVPLVWAHELGADPAKLNPRGGAIALGHPLGASGVRILATLVNHLEQTEGRYGLMTMCEAGGLANATVIERL is encoded by the coding sequence ATGACCACGGCAGTCGTCGTCGACGTCGTCCGGACCCCGTCCGGTAAGGGAAAAACCGGCGGCGGCCTGTCGCAGGTACATCCGGCCACCCTGCTGGCCGGCGTCCTCTCGGACCTCGTCGCACGGAACGATCTCGACCCCGCACTGGTCGACGATGTGATCGCCGGCTGCGTCACACAAAGTGGAGAACAGGCGTTCAACATCGCGCGTACGGCGGTGCTCGCCGCCGGATTCCCGGAATCGGTTCCCGCCACCACCGTCGACCGCCAGTGCGGCTCGAGCCAGCAGGCCGCCCACTTCGCCGCCCAGGGCGTCGTCGCGGGCGCGTACGACATCGCGATCGCCTGCGGCGTGGAATCCATGTCGCGGGTGCCGATGTTCTCCAACGGCCAGGGCGCCGACGCCAATCGCGGACCGATCGCCCATCGCTACCCCGAAGGCCTTGTCCAGCAGGGTATTTCCGCCGAGGTCATCGCGGCCCGCTGGAAGTTCGACCGCGCCACCCTCGACGAGTTCGCGGCCCGCTCGCACCGGCTCGCCGCCGAGACCGCCGCCGCGGGCGGTTTCGCTCGCGAACTCGTCGCCGCCGGAACGCTGGAAGCCGACGAGACCATCCGGCCCACCACGACCGTCGAGGGCCTGGCGGGACTGCGGCCGGCATTCGCCGACGACGAGTATCTGGCGCGGTTCCCCGAGATCGAGTGGTCGATCACCCCGGGCAATTCCTCCCCGCTGACCGACGGCGCCTCGGCCGCGCTGATCATGAGCGAGGAGAAGGCCGCCGCCCTCGGCCTGCGCCCGCGCGCCCGCTTCCACTCCTTCGCCGTGACCGGTGACGATCCGCTGCTCATGCTGACCGCGGTGGTGCCCGCGACCCGAAAGGCGCTGGCCCGCGGCGGTTTGTCGATCGACGATATCGACGCCTACGAGGTGAACGAGGCCTTCGCGCCGGTCCCGCTGGTCTGGGCGCACGAACTCGGCGCCGATCCGGCCAAACTCAATCCGCGCGGCGGCGCCATCGCACTGGGCCATCCGCTCGGCGCCTCCGGGGTGCGCATCCTCGCCACGCTGGTCAATCATCTGGAGCAGACCGAGGGCCGGTACGGGCTGATGACCATGTGCGAGGCGGGCGGTCTCGCCAATGCCACGGTGATCGAACGACTCTGA
- a CDS encoding cupin domain-containing protein, with amino-acid sequence MAITESPGYEWMNVAQAPVRELFPGIRLRPLWNGANGAKAFVLEMDPGSSWTGIDVHEPGPEEVYVVSGTFNDGFRDYPAGSFIHAPAGSSHVPQSEAGCTLFLFYPEG; translated from the coding sequence ATGGCGATCACCGAATCTCCCGGCTACGAGTGGATGAACGTGGCGCAGGCCCCGGTACGAGAGCTGTTCCCCGGCATCCGGCTACGGCCGCTGTGGAACGGCGCGAACGGGGCCAAAGCCTTTGTGCTGGAGATGGATCCGGGCAGCTCGTGGACGGGTATCGATGTCCACGAACCCGGTCCCGAAGAGGTCTATGTCGTCTCCGGCACCTTCAACGACGGCTTCCGGGACTATCCGGCGGGCTCGTTCATCCACGCACCCGCGGGATCGTCCCATGTGCCGCAGTCCGAGGCCGGCTGCACACTGTTCCTCTTCTATCCCGAGGGCTGA
- the fadD32 gene encoding long-chain-fatty-acid--AMP ligase FadD32, which translates to MGETFDDYLDEQGNIKILGGATLIDFVDKHSAANGDELAYRYIDYSREREGEYHELTWRQFGARLRAVAARLQQVTSPRDRVAVLAPQGLDYVVALFAAVYAGNIAVPLFDPDEPGHTDRLHAVLGDCRPTAILTATSAAAGVREFFRAMPAAQRPRIIAVDAIPDSIGANWIEPDIDIDSVAYLQYTSGSTRTPAGVEITHRSVGTNLLQMIDALGIDENARGVTWLPLFHDMGLLCVILPAIGGKFITIMSPSAFVRRPARWIRELAAASDGAGTYAAAPNFAFEHAAVRGRPKPGESLDLSNVIGLINGSEPVSVASMAKFNEAFTPYGLPKTAIKPCYGMAEATLFVSATRREDPARVVYADRARLNAGQLVEVDQYAENAVAQVSCGYVARSQWAVIVDEGGAELPDGHVGEIWLHGENMGIGYWDRPDETEQTFHNRLASRRPTGSHAEGTAAQAYWMSTGDYGVYHDGELYITGRVKDLVIVDGRNHYPQDLEMSAQESSTALRPGFVAAFSVRGHELPPDAASGSDSEHLVIVAERGSGAAKLDSGPVVETVRAAISARHGVTVRDLLLVPAGSIPRTSSGKIARRACKAAYVAGTLRGGHRQQSFPDALDDQ; encoded by the coding sequence ATCGGCGAGACCTTCGATGACTATCTGGACGAGCAGGGCAATATCAAGATCCTGGGCGGCGCGACGCTGATCGACTTCGTCGACAAACACAGTGCGGCGAACGGGGACGAACTGGCCTACCGCTACATCGACTATTCGCGCGAACGCGAGGGTGAATATCACGAGCTCACCTGGCGCCAGTTCGGTGCGCGATTGCGAGCGGTGGCGGCGCGGCTACAGCAGGTCACCTCGCCACGTGACCGGGTCGCGGTGCTGGCGCCGCAGGGCCTGGACTACGTGGTGGCGCTGTTCGCGGCGGTCTACGCGGGCAATATCGCGGTGCCGCTGTTCGATCCGGACGAGCCCGGCCACACCGACCGCCTGCACGCCGTGCTCGGTGACTGCCGGCCCACCGCGATTCTCACGGCCACCTCCGCGGCGGCGGGGGTGCGGGAATTCTTTCGCGCCATGCCGGCCGCGCAGCGACCGCGCATCATCGCCGTCGACGCGATTCCGGACAGTATCGGCGCGAACTGGATCGAACCGGATATCGATATCGATAGTGTCGCGTATCTGCAGTACACGTCCGGGTCCACCCGCACTCCGGCCGGTGTGGAGATCACGCACCGGTCGGTCGGCACCAATCTGCTGCAGATGATCGACGCCCTGGGCATCGACGAGAACGCCCGCGGCGTCACCTGGTTGCCGCTGTTCCACGATATGGGTCTGCTGTGTGTGATCCTGCCGGCCATCGGCGGGAAGTTCATCACCATCATGTCGCCCAGTGCTTTCGTCCGCCGGCCCGCGCGCTGGATCAGGGAGTTGGCAGCCGCCTCCGACGGCGCCGGAACCTATGCCGCCGCACCGAATTTCGCGTTCGAGCACGCGGCGGTGCGGGGCCGCCCGAAGCCGGGGGAGAGCCTGGACCTGTCGAATGTCATCGGTCTGATCAACGGCAGTGAACCGGTCTCGGTGGCGTCGATGGCGAAGTTCAACGAGGCGTTCACGCCCTACGGACTGCCGAAGACCGCGATCAAACCGTGCTACGGGATGGCCGAGGCCACGCTGTTCGTCTCGGCGACCCGGCGTGAGGATCCCGCACGGGTCGTCTACGCCGATCGCGCCCGGCTCAACGCCGGGCAACTGGTCGAGGTGGATCAGTACGCGGAAAACGCCGTGGCACAGGTGTCGTGCGGATATGTGGCGCGGTCGCAGTGGGCGGTCATCGTCGACGAGGGTGGGGCCGAGCTTCCCGACGGGCACGTCGGCGAGATCTGGTTGCACGGGGAGAACATGGGAATCGGCTACTGGGACCGGCCCGACGAGACCGAGCAGACCTTCCACAATCGCCTCGCCTCGCGTCGGCCGACCGGTAGTCACGCCGAAGGTACCGCGGCACAGGCATATTGGATGAGCACCGGCGATTACGGCGTGTACCACGACGGTGAGCTGTACATCACCGGACGGGTCAAGGATCTGGTGATTGTCGACGGCCGCAACCACTATCCGCAGGATCTGGAGATGTCGGCCCAGGAATCCTCGACGGCATTGCGGCCGGGTTTCGTGGCGGCCTTCTCGGTGCGCGGCCACGAGTTACCCCCGGACGCGGCATCCGGATCCGATTCCGAACATCTGGTGATCGTCGCCGAACGTGGCAGTGGCGCAGCCAAACTCGATTCCGGTCCGGTGGTCGAGACGGTGCGCGCGGCGATTTCCGCACGCCACGGGGTGACGGTGCGTGATCTGCTACTGGTGCCGGCGGGATCGATACCGCGAACCTCGAGTGGCAAGATCGCCCGGCGCGCATGTAAAGCCGCCTATGTGGCGGGCACATTGCGCGGTGGTCATCGGCAGCAGTCATTCCCGGACGCGCTCGACGATCAGTGA
- a CDS encoding KasA/KasB family beta-ketoacyl-ACP synthase has translation MTVSSRTRYRDVVVTSLAATTSIAGDVDSTWKGLLNGESGIDVLDDGFIDQFELPVRIGGHLKVAPSSVLSREETRRLSYVEQMALMLGREVWRNAGTPEVDRERLGVSVGTGLGGAEALIDVRDKMANGGYRRVSPLAVQMIMPNGAAAVVGTELGAKAGIATPVSACSSGSEAIANAWKMIVMGDADVVVTGGVEGSIQAVPIAAFTMMRAMSTRNDEPKRASRPFDTDRDGFVFGEAGAMMVLESEEHARARGATVHARLLGAGVTSDGFHLVAPDPEGKGAARAITRALQTAGLSKTDVMHVNAHATATPIGDTAEARAIAAAVGGHASVYAPKSALGHSIGAVGALESVLTVLSIRDSVVPPTLNLENQDPEVDLDIVKGQARQGRIDYAVNNSFGFGGHNVSLSFGRY, from the coding sequence ATGACGGTTTCCAGCCGTACGCGTTACCGCGACGTCGTCGTCACCAGCCTGGCCGCTACGACGTCGATCGCCGGTGACGTCGACTCCACCTGGAAAGGCCTGTTGAACGGTGAGAGCGGAATCGATGTACTCGACGACGGATTCATCGACCAGTTCGAACTGCCGGTGCGTATCGGCGGACATCTCAAGGTCGCGCCCAGCAGCGTCCTGAGCCGGGAGGAGACCCGGCGGCTGTCCTATGTCGAGCAGATGGCGCTGATGCTGGGCCGCGAGGTGTGGCGCAACGCGGGCACGCCTGAGGTCGACCGGGAGCGGCTGGGCGTATCGGTCGGTACCGGGCTCGGTGGCGCGGAAGCGCTCATCGACGTCAGGGACAAGATGGCCAACGGCGGTTATCGCCGGGTCAGCCCGCTGGCGGTGCAGATGATCATGCCCAACGGCGCGGCCGCGGTGGTGGGTACGGAATTGGGTGCCAAAGCCGGTATCGCCACGCCGGTCTCGGCGTGTTCGTCCGGATCCGAGGCCATCGCGAACGCCTGGAAGATGATCGTGATGGGTGATGCCGATGTGGTCGTCACCGGCGGGGTGGAGGGATCCATCCAGGCCGTGCCGATCGCGGCGTTCACCATGATGCGCGCCATGAGCACCCGCAACGACGAGCCGAAGCGGGCCTCGCGGCCGTTCGACACCGATCGGGACGGATTCGTCTTCGGTGAGGCCGGGGCGATGATGGTGCTCGAATCCGAGGAACACGCCCGGGCGCGCGGTGCGACCGTCCATGCCCGTCTGCTCGGTGCCGGCGTCACTTCCGACGGTTTCCACCTGGTGGCGCCCGATCCCGAAGGCAAGGGCGCCGCGCGGGCGATCACCCGCGCACTGCAGACCGCGGGCCTGTCGAAAACCGATGTGATGCATGTGAATGCCCATGCCACCGCGACGCCGATCGGCGATACGGCCGAGGCACGCGCGATCGCCGCCGCGGTCGGTGGCCACGCCTCGGTCTACGCCCCGAAATCGGCGCTCGGGCATTCCATCGGCGCGGTCGGGGCGCTCGAGTCGGTTCTCACGGTGCTGTCCATTCGCGACAGCGTCGTGCCGCCGACCTTGAATCTGGAGAATCAGGACCCGGAGGTCGATCTCGACATCGTCAAGGGTCAGGCGCGCCAAGGCCGGATCGACTATGCGGTCAACAACTCCTTCGGCTTCGGCGGCCACAACGTATCGCTGAGTTTCGGACGGTACTGA
- a CDS encoding acyl-ACP desaturase, which produces MVRNLTQLELLLELEPVAERNVHRHLSMAKTWHPHDYVPWDQGSNFAALGGKDWDPAQSRLSEVARAAMITNLLTEDNLPSYHREIAENFSRDGAWGTWVGRWTAEENRHGIVMRDYLVVTRGVDPVALEQARMAHMTQGYNAMKLVRESEKADLSDIADTGFLHSVAYVTFQELATRVSHRNTGKICDDPVADRMLARISADENLHMIFYRNMCDAALDLAPDQAIAAITDIVCNFQMPGAGMPDWRRNGVLMAKHGVYDLRQHLEEVVMPVLRKWNVFDRNDFTARGDGARNTLGEFLEKLRTDCARFEEQRDRALAREARKRDLVSSPS; this is translated from the coding sequence TTGGTCAGGAATCTCACCCAGCTCGAGTTGCTGCTGGAACTCGAGCCCGTCGCCGAGCGCAACGTCCACCGGCATCTGTCGATGGCCAAGACGTGGCATCCGCACGACTATGTGCCCTGGGACCAGGGCAGCAACTTCGCCGCACTGGGCGGAAAGGATTGGGACCCCGCGCAGTCGCGGCTCAGCGAGGTGGCCCGCGCGGCCATGATCACCAATCTTCTCACCGAGGACAATCTGCCCTCCTACCACCGCGAAATCGCCGAGAATTTCTCCCGCGACGGGGCCTGGGGCACCTGGGTCGGCCGCTGGACCGCCGAGGAGAACCGGCACGGCATCGTCATGCGCGACTACCTGGTGGTCACCCGCGGCGTCGACCCGGTCGCGCTCGAACAGGCCCGGATGGCCCACATGACCCAGGGCTACAACGCGATGAAACTCGTTCGGGAGAGCGAGAAGGCCGATCTGTCCGACATCGCCGACACCGGATTCCTGCATTCGGTCGCCTACGTGACCTTCCAAGAGCTGGCGACCCGGGTCTCACACCGCAATACCGGCAAGATCTGCGACGATCCCGTCGCCGATCGCATGCTGGCGCGCATCTCGGCCGACGAGAACCTGCACATGATCTTCTACCGCAATATGTGCGACGCGGCATTGGATCTCGCACCGGATCAGGCGATCGCGGCCATCACCGATATCGTCTGCAATTTCCAGATGCCCGGCGCCGGAATGCCGGATTGGCGGCGCAACGGCGTACTGATGGCCAAACACGGTGTCTACGATCTGCGTCAGCACCTCGAGGAGGTGGTGATGCCCGTGTTGCGCAAGTGGAATGTGTTCGATCGCAACGATTTCACCGCACGTGGTGATGGCGCACGCAACACCCTCGGGGAATTCCTGGAGAAGCTGCGAACCGACTGCGCGCGTTTCGAAGAGCAGCGCGACCGGGCGCTGGCGCGGGAGGCCCGCAAACGCGATCTGGTGAGCTCCCCGTCGTGA